In Chelonia mydas isolate rCheMyd1 chromosome 20, rCheMyd1.pri.v2, whole genome shotgun sequence, a single genomic region encodes these proteins:
- the LOC102932093 gene encoding LOW QUALITY PROTEIN: volume-regulated anion channel subunit LRRC8D-like (The sequence of the model RefSeq protein was modified relative to this genomic sequence to represent the inferred CDS: deleted 2 bases in 2 codons): protein MFSLTEVACLSDGRAPFSTLKPWWDVFTDYLVLAMLAISIIAGTLLISTDQVVCLPVGRTSMAASGSPAPRPALGPLGGPEPDATPVGTRRKLPAAHSGHPTNLDYQQYLYIGQVCYHQALPWHSPYLALLNALLLMVCNNFWFIYPKTSSRIELFLSILRKCFHSPWTTKALSETACQPSEGKLGRMKPCCAQISQVGAGSQAEQASSFPSATILDRKDREQAKALFEKIRTFRVHTEAASLLYWVYVGQTVFKVAKFLAVLGYASSSAGTIAFRHMCRPGLEDLAGHATFSCTHSLAYILQKLLLSYLALVLLSGLVGVYTLYWLLRRPLREYSFGRASEESNFRSVPNVCNDLAFLLHMADQYDPLCSKRIAIFLSTISESQLLEIGQEHRRDYGELRRQVGRDAWGRLELRLCALPALPQAVYQKADLEVLWLECVVEVKLSAKVVQMGVLSELQLYCCPAMMEPMALAFLQERLRGLHVQFTDITKIPSWLYSLKNLRQLHLSSHLCSNVLALEALLELRSLEILLLQTKLTKLPCSMSTHLRHLCIQNDGTKLEALGVLKRTSILQQLELLCCQLERIPPMVWHVTGLRRLGLHFSGIRSLEEGTGFQHLAQLTCLKLSHNRIATLSASTGAAGSLEELVLSHNELESLPHALFTLKRLRHLDLSHNLLRLLPAETGQLGTLQHLSITGNRIRALPSQLFACLELTSLQLADNALTTVLAEIGRLVLLSRLELTGSPLESLPLKLGCCSLLKQTGLSVDNTLFETLPSHVKQVLATPVSALSPVRPLAAPATSLGGGQLGSLLCGWSVAPGHREEILVSSSKWTEPRHRVSGDLAGHGAPLSRWLHLYQV from the exons atgtTTTCCCTGACGGAAGTGGCCTGCCTGAGTGACGGCCGGGCCCCGTTCAGTACTCTGAAGCCCTGGTGGGACGTTTTCACCGACTACTTGGTCCTGGCAATGTTGGCCATCTCCATCATCGCAGGGACATTGCTGATCTCCACAGATCAGGTGGTGTGCCTGCCTGTCGGCAGGACCAGCATGGCTGCAAGTGGGTCCCCAGCTCCCAGACCTGCCTTAGGGCCTCTGGGTGGCCCAGAACCTGACGCTACTCCGGTCGGCACCAGGAGGAAACTTCCTGCTGCCCACAGTGGACACCCAACCAACCTTGACTACCAGCAGTACCTGTACATTGGCCAGGTCTGCTACCACCAGGCGCTGCCGTGGCACTCCCCATACCTGGCCCTCCTGAACGCGCTGCTCTTGATGGTCTGTAACAACTTCTGGTTCATATACCCCAAGACCTCCTCCAGGATCGAGCTGTTCCTCTCCATCCTCCGGAAGTGCTTCCACTCACCATGGACAACCAAGGCTCTCTCGGAGACAGCCTGCCAGCCCTCGGAAGGCAAGCTTGGCCGGATGAAACCCTGCTGTGCCCAGATCTCTCAGGTTGGCGCTGGCTCTCAGGCGGAGCAGGCATCCTCCTTCCCTAGCGCCACCATCCTGGACCGGAAGGACAGGGAGCAGGCCAAGGCACTCTTTGAGAAGATCCGCACCTTCCGGGTGCACACTGAAGCTGCCAGCCTCCTCTACTGGGTCTACGTGGGGCAGACGGTGTTCAAGGTGGCAAAGTTCTTGGCCGTGCTGGGCTACGCCTCCAGCTCTGCCGGCACCATTGCTTTCAGGCACATGTGCCGGCCGGGCCTGGAGGACCTTGCTGGCCACGCCACCTTCTCCTGCACCCACAGCCTGGCCTACATCctgcagaagctgctgctgagctACCTGGCCCTGGTGCTGCTCAGTGGGCTGGTGGGGGTCTACACCCTCTACTGGCTCCTCCGGAGGCCGCTCAGGGAGTATTCCTTTGGGCGAGCCAGCGAGGAGAGCAACTTCAGGTCTGTCCCCAATGTCTGCAATGACTTGGCCTTCCTGCTGCACATGGCTGACCAGTATGACCCGCTCTGCTCCAAGAGGATTGCCATCTTCCTCTCCACCATCAGCGAGAGCCAACTGCTGGAGATCGGACAGGAGCACCGCAGGGACTATGGGGAGCTGCGGCGGCAGGTGGGGAGGGAC GCTTGGGGCCGGCTGGAGCTGAGGCTCTGTGCCCttccggctctgccccaggctgtcTATCAGAAGGCAGACCTGGAAGTGCTGTGGCTGGAGTGCGTGGTGGAGGTGAAGCTctctgccaaggtggtccagatGGGGGTGCTGTCTGAgctgcagctgtactgctgccCAGCCATGATGGAGCCCATGGCTTTGGCTTTCCTGCAGGAACGGCTCAGGGGGCTGCACGTCCAATTCACTGACATCACCAAGATCCCCTCCTGGCTTTACTCCTTGAAGAACTTGCGCCAGCTGCATCTCTCCAGTCACCTCTGCTCCAACGTGCTGGCCCTGGAGGCTCTCTTGGAGCTCCGGAGCCTGGAGATTTTGCTGCTCCAGACCAAGCTGACCAAGCTTCCTTGCTCTATGTCCACCCACCTCCGCCATCTCTGCATCCAGAACGACGGGACCAAGCTGGAGGCATTG GGGGTCCTGAAGAGGACAAGCatcctccagcagctggagctgctcTGCTGCCAGCTGGAGAGGATCCCACCGATGGTCTGGCACGTAACCGGCCTGCGGAGGCTGggtctgcatttcagtggcatcCGCAGCCTTGAGGAGGGGACTGGCTTCCAGCATCTGGCACAGCTCACCTGCCTGAAGCTGTCGCACAACCGCATCGCCACCCTGTCCGCTTCCACTGGGGCAGCGGGCAGCCTGGAGGAGCTGGTGCTATCCCACAACGAGCTGGAGTCTCTGCCCCATGCCTTGTTCACCCTGAAGAGACTCAGGCACCTGGACCTCAGCCACAACCTCCTTCGTCTCCTTCCTGCGGAGACTGGCCAGCTGGGGACGCTGCAGCACCTCTCCATCACCGGCAACAGGATCAGGGCATTGCCCAGCCAGCTCTTTGCCTGTCTGGAGCTAACATCTTTGCAGCTGGCGGACAACGCTTTGACCACGGTGCTGGCTGAGATTGGGAGGTTAGTGCTACTCTCCAGGCTGGAGCTGACAGGGAGCCCCTTGGAGTCACTCCCACTTAAGCTAGGCTGCTGCTCCCTGCTTAAGCAGACTGGGCTGAGTGTGGACAACACCCTCTTCGAGACCCTGCCGTCTCACGTGAAGCAGGTGCTCGCCACACCCGTCTCTGCTCTCTCCCCTGTGAGGCCTTTGGCTGCTCCAGCAACGTCCCTGGGGGGTGGACAGCTGGGGAGCCTGTTATGTGGCTGGTCTGTAGCTCCGGGGCACAGGGAGGAGATCTTGGTTAGCAGCAGCAAGTGGACAGAGCCCAGGCACCGGGTCTCCGGAGACCTTGCTGGTCATGGAGCCCCCTTGTCCAGGTGGCTGCATCTGTACCAAGTATAG